The sequence below is a genomic window from candidate division KSB1 bacterium.
AACGTATTCCAACCACTGAATCCGGCGGTCGGATCCATACATCTGCCGCTTCGGTGGCGGTCTTGCCGGAAGCAGAGGAAGTGGATGTCGCAATCGATCCAAAGGAAATTCGTATCGATCTGTTTCGTGCTTCAGGCCCTGGAGGGCAGAGCGTAAATAAGGTAGAATCAGCCGTGCGGATTACACACATCCCAACAAATATCGTAGTATCTTGCCAGGATGAAAAATCCCAGCACAAAAATAGAACGAAAGCGATGAAAATCTTACGTGCTCGCTTGCTTGCCAAAAAGCAAGAAGAAGAAATGGCGAAAAGAGTAGCTGCACGCCGGGCAATGGTAAGTACCGGTGACCGAAGTGTAAAAATCAGAACATTTAATTATCCTCAAAACCGGGTCACGGACCACAGGATAAACCTAACCCTATATAAATTGGAAATGATTCTTGATGGTGATCTTGATGCATTAATCGAAGAAATGCAGATTGCGTATCAGACGGAGCAACTTAAGCAAGCTAGTTGATTTTAGTATTCAAGGGGTTGTTATTCTATAGTATTGATTAAGTCTATTTTCTGTTATAATTTTAAGTTTTCCACAAACAAAGAATATTTCTCGAAAGTCTCAAAATTATGAAGAAAATAGTCAACAAAGCTAAGAGCCATAAAGAAGCAGAAAAATGGGATATTAACCAACAAATACAGTTGACTCCTGCTGAAAGACAACCCATTGCTGCTGAACTCAAAAAAAGATTCTATGGAACAGATGTCCCAGATGTTAGAGAGGCTCATTCTAATATTTAAAAAGACTCAATCTAGGCGAGAGTAAGCCATTCCTTAGTCAGAATAGGATATTATGCAAACGAAAACCTCTCCCAAACTCTGGCGAATTGTTGAACTTCTTCAAACAACCACAGAATTTCTTCAAAAAAAATCAATTGATAACCCACGTTTAAATGCAGAACTATTACTTTGTAAAGTTTTAGGAATTCAGCGAGTCGACTTATATGTGAATTATGATAGACCAATCTCTTCCCAGGAATTGCAGGAATACCGCGATTATATTCGTAGAAGGGCTTCTCGCGAACCTTTGCAATATGTCCTTGGGCAAACAGAGTTTATGTCATTAACTTTTAAGGTAAATCCGTCAATATTAATTCCGCGTCAAGACACCGAAACTTTGGTCGAATGGGTACTTGACCGATTTAATGGAAGACAAAATTTAAAAATATTAGATTTGGGCACGGGTTCAGGTAATATAGCAGTTAGCCTCGCTTATTACTTAAATGAACCACAAATTACAGCGGTTGATATATCCCAAGAGGCATTAGAATCAGCTCAAGAGAATGCAAACCTTAACAAAGTCGATGATTGTATAAGTTTTATTCATTGCGATGTTTTGGATAGGCGCTTCGAGATAATAATGAATGATCGCTTTGATATTATTGTCGCTAATCCGCCATATATCCAGGAACAAGAATTCATGCAACTAGAGCCCGAAGTTAGAGAGTATGAACCCAGAATTGCTTTAGTAGGACAGGATAAAGTTAATACATTTTCCCATCGGATATGTGAATTGGCGCCTCATCTATTAAAGGATAATGGTGAAGTGTTTGTTGAAATTGCCGCAGGACAATCTGAAACAGTAGAAGCCATTTTTAAAAAAAACCGGTTTAAGTCTGTTCAGATTCGCAAAGATATTGCCGGTATTGAGCGGGTTGTATTAGCAAAGTTTTAATTTGATCAAGGTGTAACTATTCAGCCATTAGCTTTTAGCTGTTGGCCTTTAGGAGACTGATGAGATTGTTTATCATTTTTTGTTTTATATTTAATTGATCCATAATCACTTTTACAACTTTTGTTGGGATTAAATGCCAATTGCTAACAGCCAAATGCTAATAGCAGAACAGTTACAAAAAAGGCATTAAAAGATTTATAATATGAACTTGGAGCCTTTGAGTCTTGTGGCTGAATAGGTATGTTCAGGTTAAGAAAGAATATGGAGTAATGAATGAACCAAGCTATTTTTCGAGAATACGATATACGTGGAATCGCAGATACGGATCTAACTGACGAAGTAGCAAATGCAATCGGAAAAGCCTATGGAACCTATGTGAAGCGCAAAGAAGCCAAATCAGTCTCTGTCGGTTGTGATGTGCGTTTGACATCACCGCGATTAAAAGCTGCAGTTATTGAAGGGATTCAAACAACCGGAGTTAATATTGTTGACGTTGGCACTGTTCCGACCCCGGTGCTGTATTTTTCGGTGTTTCATTACGATACTGATGGTGGTATGATGATAACCGGCAGCCACAATCCCATAGAATATAATGGCTTCAAAATGAATATGAAAAGCGGATCGGTCTTTGGACAAGAAATTCAGGTACTTAAACAGTTCATCCAAACCAATGATTTTGAAAATGGAGACTCTAACATAAGATCTGAAAATGCAGTTCCCGCTTATGTAAGTATGCTTAATGAAAAATTCAATTTCTCAAAGAAACTTAAAATGATTATGGATCCAGGCAATGGGACCGCAGGTCCTCTGGCAAGCTCTTTCTTTATTAATAAAGGGATGGATGTTGATTGTATTTTTTGTGAACCTGATGGGAATTTTCCAAACCACTTACCGGATCCAACGGTGCTCAAATATACCAAGGCATTACGTGCAAAGGTTATTGAAAGCGGAGCAGATATTGGTATCGGTTATGATGGCGATTCGGACCGATTGGGAGTCATTGATAATTTAGGCCGGCCAATTTTTGCAGACCGTTTGCTCGCAATAATGGCCCGGGATTTACTATCAAGACACCCAGGGGAAAAGATAATATTCGACGTGAAATGCTCTCAAAGCCTTGTGGATGAAATCAAAAAATATGGCGGTATCCCCTTAATGTGGAAGACCGGTCATGCCATTCTGAAAAGTAAAATGAAAGAGGAAAATTCATTGTTGGCTGGAGAAATGTCCGGTCATATTTTCTTTGGT
It includes:
- the prmC gene encoding peptide chain release factor N(5)-glutamine methyltransferase translates to MQTKTSPKLWRIVELLQTTTEFLQKKSIDNPRLNAELLLCKVLGIQRVDLYVNYDRPISSQELQEYRDYIRRRASREPLQYVLGQTEFMSLTFKVNPSILIPRQDTETLVEWVLDRFNGRQNLKILDLGTGSGNIAVSLAYYLNEPQITAVDISQEALESAQENANLNKVDDCISFIHCDVLDRRFEIIMNDRFDIIVANPPYIQEQEFMQLEPEVREYEPRIALVGQDKVNTFSHRICELAPHLLKDNGEVFVEIAAGQSETVEAIFKKNRFKSVQIRKDIAGIERVVLAKF